The Marinomonas profundi DNA segment ATGAATGGGCAGTGTGGAGTGAGCCAGCTTAACTTTCTAGTTAGCCAATAAAAATAGCCGACGTGACTATTACGGTAAACATAACGGTGAATTCACGTCGGCTATTTTTTTACCTTACTCTGTTAGAGGGTGTCGCAAAACATCTTGTAGGTCGCGATTTACCCTTAAAAAAAGTAGGCCGACAAAAAACGCATTACGACAAATCACGTCTTGTCGGGCTAAAGTCACGATCTACAAAACCCTATGTAAATCAAACAATTGTAGGCTAAATGACGTTACACGCCTGATTACGGTCGTACCTCATCAGGCCTACAAAATGTATCCAACCTTCGCTGACTACCTTTAGCGACCCCCTCTGTTATTGAAGCGTAAATTCACCATAATAATTGGTATTCCACTTTTCTAGAATGCCATAATAACTTTCCCCTAAAGCAAGCAGCCAATGGAGTTTGCAGAAGGCGGCTTCAAGGGTCATGTCTCTGCCACTTAAAACATTCATTGACGATAAGATAGAACCCGTCGCATAGGCGCCTTGGGATACGCCACCGTGGAGGCATTGGGTCAAATTAACGATGTTTTTCTTGCGCAACATGGCTTCGGTTAAAAAGGCTAAAAACGCTGGGTTTTGATCCGGCACATTGCCAGCCCCATAGGTTAACAGCACGATGGCTTTGCAGTTATCGTCGTCTAATAAGCTTTGATAGATTGCAACGGGCTGACTAGGGTGTAGGGTAATCACACCCACGGCGCCTTCTTTAAAGCTGATAATGTTGTTTTCAAGTGATGTGTCTGGATTGTCAGCTTCGCTTTGAATCATGCGGTTTGGGTAAAGCTGCATGCCTATGGCAAGCTCCCCTAACAAATCATCATTGGGTGTATGGAAGGCTTTAAACCGGCCACTGCTAATCTTTTGGATGCGATTGCCGCGCATGAGCTTGCCATCAAAAACAAGGCTGACATCCGCAATTCTATGGAAAACCGCCAATGACAACGCCGCTTGCAGATTTGACGTGGCATCACTGCGACTCATGCCTAATGGAATTTGTGAGCCGGTTAGAATGATATTTTTTGCGCACGCACCGAGCATAAAAGACAAAGCGGAAGCGGTATACGCCATGGTGTCTGTGCCATGCAGAATGACAAAGCCATCATAATCTTGCCAATGGGTCGCCAGAATAGACACCAGTTTCGTCCAATGTTTTGGCGTAATATTGGCGCTATCAATCAGCGGCGAAATTTCCAGCACTTCAAAAGAGGGCAATGTTGTGGTGCTCATTCCCAACGCCATTTCTATGCGTTCTTGTAAGCCAGAAGCAGGGGCTAAGCCCTGTTCGGTTTGAACCATGCCGATGGTGCCGCCTGTGTATAAAACGAGTACTTGTGCGCTCATATGACCACCTTGCTAGGAGACAGCATGGATTGTGGGCTTAACAAAATATTGACCTGTTCTTCGGTGAGTAGTTTTTCTTCAATCACCAAAGCCTTCACGGTATTGCCAGTGTGCAGGGCAGTGTTGGCAATGCGAGAGGCGTTGGCGTAACCGATATGTGGAACCAGCGCAGTAATAATGCCGATGCTGTTTTCAACGTGACCCGCGCACACGGCTTCATTGGCGGTGATGCCACGTATGCAGCGCGTTTCCAGCATTTGGCAGGCTTCTTTGAGCATTTTTAACGAATTTAATACGTTATAAATGATCATGGGCTCCATGGCGTTCAACTGCAATTGACCCGCTTCAGCGGCCAATGTTACCGCAAGATCTGAGGCAATGACTTGATAGGCAGTTTGGTTCATCGCTTCTGGAATCACTGGGTTTACCTTGCCCGGCATAATGGAGGAGCCGGGTTGCATCGCTGGTAAATTGATTTCACCTAAACCTGTGCGAGGCCCGCTTGATAGCAAGCGCAAGTCGTTGCTCATCTTGCTCAGCTTAATCGCAAGGCGTTTCAAAATACCGGAGAAAAAGACAAACGCACCCATGTCGGACGTGGCTTCAACTAGGTTGCTGGCAGGTACCAGTGGTTTTGTTGATATAGTCGCTAATTTTTCTACCACCCGTTTGGCGTAACCTTCTGGGGTGTTAATGCCTGTGCCAATTGCGGTACCGCCAAGGTTAACTTCACACAGTAAAGCGCACGCTTCACTGATGCGATCAATGTCTTCGCCAAGGGTAACGGCAAAGGCATCAAACTCTTGGCCCAGTGTCATGGGAACGGCGTCTTGAAGTTGGGTGCGGCCCATTTTTACAATGTGCGCGAATTCACGGGCTTTGGCTTCTAAGGCTTCTTTTAGTGATGCCAGGCTGGGGACAAAGTTATCGGCGGCAAACTGAATGCTCAAACATGCCGCTGTTGGGTAAGCGTCGTTAGTGGATTGCGAGCGGTTTACGTCGTCGTTTGGGTGTAGGTATTTGTACTCGCCTTTTTCATGGCCTAATTTCATTAACGCAATGTTGGCAATGACTTCGTTGGCGTTCATGTTGGTGGAAGTGCCAGCACCGCCTTGAATCACATCGACAATGAATTGATCGTGATATTGACCTTGGATCAAATCTTGGCAGGCATAGACAATGGCATCGGCTTTTTCGGTCGATAATAATGTCATTTCTTGGTTGGTGCGAGCGGCGGCCGCTTTTACCATTGCCAAGGCTTTGATTAATTCAGGAAAGTGTGAAATCGGAACGCCAGTAATGGAAAAGTTCTGAGCCGCACGCAATGTTTGTATACCGTACAATGCGTCAGCGGGAACGTCCATATTGCCAAGTAAATCGTATTCAGAGCGAGTATTCATGATGTTCTTCCTTAGGCCATGGTGAAACGGGCTTACGAGTGGTTGTTATTATTTGACTAAGGATCTTATTAAACGCCAAAAATACGGGAAAAAAGAGTTCGTAAGAAGATGCTTTAATAGACTAGTTGATGCTTTTTAAGCGTCAACTAGCATCATTTTGTGGTGTTTTTCGATGTGAGAATTGATTACACTGGCGTTTGGCTTATGGGTATAAAAAAGAGGCGGGGAATGGGAAAAAACGTTGCGGTTAACTTGCGGTTATTGTGCAGTTACTACAAATCCGTGGCAGAAGTATGCCGCCGATTAAACATCAACCGAGCGCAATTCAATCGTTATCTTAATGGAACGACACTGCCGAGCAGTAGCACGCAACGCCGTATTGGCGAGTTTTTTGGTGTCGAGCCAGAAGAAATGTCGTTGCCGCATGCGCAATTTGTTAAGTTGGTGCAGGCGCGTCCCATTCGTCAGAGCGAGGAAGTGAAAAGCCTGACGCCTGAGCAGCAGCACTTCAATCAGTTGAATCAATCGGGCCAGCAAGGCTTGGCAAAATACGGCGGGTATTACTTTGAGTATTATCTTTCCATGGCGTGCCCTGGGCAGATTTTACGCACCTTGGTACATATCGAATCCCAAGGCGACAAAACCTATTATCAGCGCACGGAGCGGCTGAATCCACGTAACGCAAAAAAGTCTTTTCATGGGGTTTACAATGGCATAGTGCAGCTGTTGTCGGATCGATTGTTTTTGATTGATTATGAACGTCAGACGCACGTAGAAATGACGCAGACCATTCTTTATCCTTCCTTTCAAAACCGTGTTGAACGATTAACGGGCTTGCGCCTTGGTGTCTCGGGAAGCGGTGAAAGAGCGCCTTGCTGTGCGCGGGTGGTGTATGAATATTTAGGTTCGAATATCAATAAGAAACGCGCGGTTGCTCAGTGCGGCTTGTATGATATCGACAGTGAACAGCTAGATGAGGGTATTTGCCAGTCAATCAAAAATGATATGAAAGAAGGTGACTGGCACTTTCGAGCAAGATTTTAAGCGTCTTTTTAAGCGTTTTCTGTTGCGCTTGTTTGAGTCGCTTCTGTCTCAATATCCGTGTTTGGATTGGCCGCTGCTTCCGCTTCCATTTTCGCGCGCTCTGCTTTGGAAATGTATTTAGGCTTGGCTTTTTTAGGGTTCACTTTCAAGTTGGCTTGCTTCATACGCTTGTCGTATATGTCTTTGATTTTTTTGCGGCGATTCATGATTAATCTTGTTCCTAGTCGTCTTGTTGATTGCCCAAGAATGGCATTTAAGGAACATGGCATTCAAAGTACAAAAAAAGCCCTGATCAACGATCAGGGCTTTAATGTTGGTACCAGTAGGCGGACTCGAACCGCCACACCCGAAGGCAACGGATTTTGAATCCGTCGTGTCTACCAATTCCACCACACTGGCCTTGAAAAAGGTGAGGCGTATTCTAGGGTATTTATAGAATAAGTCAACGGATGAAAAGGTTATTTTTTATCTTTTTAATATCTAGTGGCTTAGAAGTACCTTTTTGAGTCGTTTTTCGCTAGAATGCCGGGTCGTTTTTCTAGGTAGTTTTCTTTCCATGCTTGTTTCTGATTATCACTTTGATTTACCTGATTCATTGATTGCCAATTATCCTATGCCTGATAGAACCGCCAGTCGCTTGCTGCATCTTGATGGGCCGAGCGGTGAGGTGATTCATCGTCAATTTCCTGACCTGTTGGACTTGGTTCAATCCGGTGATTTGATGGTGTTTAACAACACTCGCGTGATTCCTGCGCGCGTGTTTGGGCAAAAAGAATCCGGCGGCAAAGTGGAGATATTGGTTGAGCGAGTCATTAATAGCAATGAAGCGCTGGCGCATATTCGGGCCAGTAAATCGCCTAAAGAAAACAGTAAGCTGATTTTGGGGCAAGACAAAGGTGAGCTGATTGAAGCGACTATGATAGGTCGTTCCGGTGCCTTGTTTCACCTAGTGTTTAATGAGTCAGTGTTGGACGTGCTATCCCGTGTTGGGCATATGCCGTTGCCGCCTTATATTGAGCGTCCTGATGAAGACAGTGATCAGGAGCGTTATCAGACGGTTTATAATCAGAAGCCTGGCGCGGTGGCAGCACCGACCGCTGGTTTGCATTTTGATGAAGTCTTGCTGGAAAAACTCAAGGCAAAAGGCGTTGATATCGCTTTTGTCACGCTGCACGTTGGTGCGGGAACCTTTCAACCAATGAAGGTTGAGAATGTTAAAGACCATATTATGCACGCGGAATACGTGGAAGTTGACCCTGATGTGGTTGAGCAGGTTAAAGCAGCCAAGGCGCGTGGCGGTCGAGTGATTGCGGTTGGCACGACCAGTGTGCGCAGTCTTGAATCGGCAAGCCAAAATGGCGAAATCGCGCCGATGCAAGGCGACACCAGTATTTTTATTTATCCCGGTTATGAATTTAAAACCGTGGATGCTTTGGTGACGAATTTTCATTTGCCAGAGTCGACGCTTATTATGTTGATCAGTGCTTTTGCGGGTTACGACCATGTGATGGCGGCGTACAAAAAAGCCGTTGAGCAACAATACCGATTTTTTAGTTATGGTGATGCCATGTTTATTACACGAAATGCGCAGGCTAAAGGCCCGCAAGGTGAGGAATAAGACGTATGTCTGATAAGCGTCCAGAATGTTTTATGGATTTTGAACTTCACACGACGTCAGGAAAGGCGCGTCGTGCGACCTTGACGTTTCCCCGTGGAAAGGTAGAAACGCCGGCGTTTATGCCAGTGGGTACTTACGGTACGGTGAAGGGCATGTTGACCAAAGATATCGAAGAGATTGGTGCCGATATTATTTTGGGAAATACCTTTCATCTTTGGCTGCGTCCGGGAACAGAGGTGGTGAAAGCCCATGGGGATTTGCATGATTTCACCCAGTGGAAGAAACCAATTTTAACGGATTCAGGCGGCTTCCAAGTGTTTTCGCTTGGGGAAATGCGCAAGATTACCGAAGAAGGGGTGAGTTTTCGTTCACCTATTAATGGCTCGAAAGTGTTTTTAAGCCCTGAAATATCGATGCAAGTTCAGCGTGATCTTGGCTCTGATATTGTGATGATCTTCGATGAGTGTACGCCGTATCCAGCGACCCCAGAAGTAGCGGCAAAGTCCATGCGCATGAGTTTGCGTTGGGCGCAGCGTTCAAAGGATGAGCACGGTGATAGCCCATCTGCGTTGTTTGGTATCATCCAAGGCAGTATGTACGAAAACTTGCGTGACGAGTCGTTAGAAGGGTTGGTGGATATCGGTTTTGATGGCTATGCGATTGGCGGGTTGTCAGTGGGTGAGCCGAAAGACGAAATGATGAAGGTGTTAGACCACACTACGCCAAAAATGCCGGAAGATAAGCCGCGTTATTTGATGGGCGTGGGTAAGCCCGAAGATTTGGTCGAAGGCGTTCGTCGTGGCGTTGATATGTTTGATTGTGTCATGCCAACGCGTAATGCTCGTAACGGCCATTTGTTTACATCGGATGGTGTGGTGCGCATTCGTAATGCTCAATATCGTCACGATGTGGGCCCATTGGACAAAGAATGTGATTGTTACACTTGTAAAAACTTTTCGCGGTCTTATTTACATCATTTGGATAAGTGTCAAGAAATGGTCGGGGCGCAATTAAACACCATTCATAACTTGCGATATTACCAAACGCTCATGGCGGGATTGCGTCAGGCGCTCGATGAAGGTAGATTTGACGCCTTTGTTGATGAGTTTTATGCAAAGCGTGGCTTAGAAACGCCAGCTTTGAGTAAATAATAAACAAAATACGCGTTTTTTCATGTAGAGAAGGCGCAACAGTTTCATAAACCATTGGAGAGTTAACACCATGATCGCATTGATCTCACCAGCTTATGCCGAAGGCGGCGCAGCAGCAGATAGCGGTATTTTTAACCTAGTATTGCTTGCTGGCTTCGTTGTCATTTTTTACTTCCTTATGTGGCGCCCACAAGCGAAACGTGCAAAAGAGCATAAAAACTTGATTGCATCGTTGGCGAAAGGCACTGAAGTAGTCACTGGCGGTGGTGTTTTAGGCAAAGTGTCTAAAGTAGATGACAATTATGTGGTACTTGAAGTGTCTGAAGGCATTGAAATGAAATTTCAAAAATCTTCTGTTGCTGCGGTATTACCTAAAGGAACGTTAAAGTCAATTTAACCTTCTTGGAAAAGCGCCTTTTGGTTTTAATTCATGGGCGCTTTTCTTCTTCTTTATCGGTTTATTAATGCGTTGGTTTATTAATGCATTAGTTTATTAATACATCGATCTATTCAATTTTTAGGTGTAAAGGATTTTTCATGCTTAACAAGTACCCCTTGTGGAAGTATTTGCTAATTCTTCTTGTTTTGGCTTTGGGGCTACTTTATGCCTTCCCAAACCTTTATCCGGATGATCCAGCACTACAACTGTCTACCCAAAAAGCCACTGCTATTGTAGATGAGCAGTCATTGCAGAAAGTGAAGAATGCGCTTTCAGAAGCCAATATAGATTTAAAACAAGCAGAGTTAACCTCTGCTGGCGGTACCTTGCGCTTTAATAGTGGTGAGGACCAACTTGCTGCTAAGCCTATTGTGGCGGCAGCTCTGGGTGATGATTATGTGACGGCGCTTAATTTGGTTCCTACGACACCCGAATGGTTGTCTTCTTTGGGGGCTGGGCCGGCGAAGTTGGGTCTTGATTTACGTGGCGGTGTGCACTTTTTGTTAGAAGTCGATACACCGGCGGCCTTGAAGCAAAAGCTTGAGGTGACATCTAGTGAGATGAAGGCGGCATTGCGTAGCGATCGGATACGTTATCGCAGCGTTGATATTGCGGATGGTGTGCTTTCTATTCGTTTTTTGCAGTCGTCTGATTTAGCGCTAGCAGAAACCTTGCTAGAAGACGATTTTTCTGAATATCGCTATGCGACGCGTCAAGAAGAGGGTGACTTCTTTTTAGATGTCAGCTTCACCGAGGCGTCTAAAAAAGAAATTGAAGTCTATGCCTTGCAGCAAAACTTAACCACGTTGCGAAATCGGGTGAATGAGTTGGGTGTGGCGGAGCCTTTGGTTCAGCGTCAAGGCAGTAATCGTATTGTGGTGGAGTTGCCAGGCGTGCAAGACACGGCGGCGGCAAAACGTATTATCGGTGCCACAGCGAACTTAGAATTTCATCTAGAAGCGGGTTTGGACGACAATGGTGCAGACATAGAAACGCTGACTTTTCGTGATGGCAGTGGCCGTACCGCGCGTTTAGAGCGTGACATTATTATTACTGGCGACAGTGTTTCTGATGCGAGTTCTTCTTTTGATGAAAATGGTCGTCCACAAGTAAACATTAGTTTAGACGGCAAGGGCGGCAAGCAGATGAGCAAAGTGACTCGTTCTGCGGTCGGTCGAAACATGGGGGTGGTGTTTATCGAGCATAAGTCTCGTAGTCGCTTTGTTGAAAAAGACGGAAAACTAGAAGAAGTTCGTAGAAGTTACAGCGAAAAAGGCATTATTTCGTTGGCAACCATTCAAACAACACTAGGCAATTCATTTCGTATCACAGGGTTAGACAGTCCGCGTGAATCTTCTGAGTTGGCCTTGTTGCTGCGTGCAGGTGCGTTGGCCGCGCCAATTTACTTTGTTGAAGAACGTACTATTGGGCCTAGTTTAGGGGCGGAAAATATTAAGCTAGGCGTTAGTTCTGCGCAAATTGGCTTGCTGGTTGTGATGTTGTTCATGCTGGTTTACTACAAGGTATTTGGTATTTTTGCCAACGTTTCATTGGCGTTGAATATCATTCTTTTGATGGCGTGTATGTCTATGCTTGGGGCGACTCTGACGTTGCCGGGTATTGCTGGGATTGTGTTGACCATGGGGATGGCGGTGGACGCCAACGTGTTGATTTTCTCAAGGATTAGAGAAGAATTGGCCAGTGGTATGTCAAGTCAGCAGGCCATACATTCTGGCTTCAACCGCGCATTTACGACTATTTTTGATGCCAATATCACGACCTTGTTAGTGGCGGTGATTTTATTTGCCGTAGGCACAGGCCCTGTTAAAGGTTTCGCAGTGACCTTGTCATTGGGGATTCTTACGTCGATGTTTACGGCTATTATTGTTACCCGTGCGCAGGTTAACCTGGTGTA contains these protein-coding regions:
- a CDS encoding asparaginase gives rise to the protein MSAQVLVLYTGGTIGMVQTEQGLAPASGLQERIEMALGMSTTTLPSFEVLEISPLIDSANITPKHWTKLVSILATHWQDYDGFVILHGTDTMAYTASALSFMLGACAKNIILTGSQIPLGMSRSDATSNLQAALSLAVFHRIADVSLVFDGKLMRGNRIQKISSGRFKAFHTPNDDLLGELAIGMQLYPNRMIQSEADNPDTSLENNIISFKEGAVGVITLHPSQPVAIYQSLLDDDNCKAIVLLTYGAGNVPDQNPAFLAFLTEAMLRKKNIVNLTQCLHGGVSQGAYATGSILSSMNVLSGRDMTLEAAFCKLHWLLALGESYYGILEKWNTNYYGEFTLQ
- a CDS encoding aspartate ammonia-lyase produces the protein MNTRSEYDLLGNMDVPADALYGIQTLRAAQNFSITGVPISHFPELIKALAMVKAAAARTNQEMTLLSTEKADAIVYACQDLIQGQYHDQFIVDVIQGGAGTSTNMNANEVIANIALMKLGHEKGEYKYLHPNDDVNRSQSTNDAYPTAACLSIQFAADNFVPSLASLKEALEAKAREFAHIVKMGRTQLQDAVPMTLGQEFDAFAVTLGEDIDRISEACALLCEVNLGGTAIGTGINTPEGYAKRVVEKLATISTKPLVPASNLVEATSDMGAFVFFSGILKRLAIKLSKMSNDLRLLSSGPRTGLGEINLPAMQPGSSIMPGKVNPVIPEAMNQTAYQVIASDLAVTLAAEAGQLQLNAMEPMIIYNVLNSLKMLKEACQMLETRCIRGITANEAVCAGHVENSIGIITALVPHIGYANASRIANTALHTGNTVKALVIEEKLLTEEQVNILLSPQSMLSPSKVVI
- a CDS encoding helix-turn-helix domain-containing protein, producing MGKNVAVNLRLLCSYYKSVAEVCRRLNINRAQFNRYLNGTTLPSSSTQRRIGEFFGVEPEEMSLPHAQFVKLVQARPIRQSEEVKSLTPEQQHFNQLNQSGQQGLAKYGGYYFEYYLSMACPGQILRTLVHIESQGDKTYYQRTERLNPRNAKKSFHGVYNGIVQLLSDRLFLIDYERQTHVEMTQTILYPSFQNRVERLTGLRLGVSGSGERAPCCARVVYEYLGSNINKKRAVAQCGLYDIDSEQLDEGICQSIKNDMKEGDWHFRARF
- a CDS encoding DUF2986 domain-containing protein, with product MNRRKKIKDIYDKRMKQANLKVNPKKAKPKYISKAERAKMEAEAAANPNTDIETEATQTSATENA
- the queA gene encoding tRNA preQ1(34) S-adenosylmethionine ribosyltransferase-isomerase QueA: MLVSDYHFDLPDSLIANYPMPDRTASRLLHLDGPSGEVIHRQFPDLLDLVQSGDLMVFNNTRVIPARVFGQKESGGKVEILVERVINSNEALAHIRASKSPKENSKLILGQDKGELIEATMIGRSGALFHLVFNESVLDVLSRVGHMPLPPYIERPDEDSDQERYQTVYNQKPGAVAAPTAGLHFDEVLLEKLKAKGVDIAFVTLHVGAGTFQPMKVENVKDHIMHAEYVEVDPDVVEQVKAAKARGGRVIAVGTTSVRSLESASQNGEIAPMQGDTSIFIYPGYEFKTVDALVTNFHLPESTLIMLISAFAGYDHVMAAYKKAVEQQYRFFSYGDAMFITRNAQAKGPQGEE
- the tgt gene encoding tRNA guanosine(34) transglycosylase Tgt; the encoded protein is MDFELHTTSGKARRATLTFPRGKVETPAFMPVGTYGTVKGMLTKDIEEIGADIILGNTFHLWLRPGTEVVKAHGDLHDFTQWKKPILTDSGGFQVFSLGEMRKITEEGVSFRSPINGSKVFLSPEISMQVQRDLGSDIVMIFDECTPYPATPEVAAKSMRMSLRWAQRSKDEHGDSPSALFGIIQGSMYENLRDESLEGLVDIGFDGYAIGGLSVGEPKDEMMKVLDHTTPKMPEDKPRYLMGVGKPEDLVEGVRRGVDMFDCVMPTRNARNGHLFTSDGVVRIRNAQYRHDVGPLDKECDCYTCKNFSRSYLHHLDKCQEMVGAQLNTIHNLRYYQTLMAGLRQALDEGRFDAFVDEFYAKRGLETPALSK
- the yajC gene encoding preprotein translocase subunit YajC codes for the protein MIALISPAYAEGGAAADSGIFNLVLLAGFVVIFYFLMWRPQAKRAKEHKNLIASLAKGTEVVTGGGVLGKVSKVDDNYVVLEVSEGIEMKFQKSSVAAVLPKGTLKSI
- the secD gene encoding protein translocase subunit SecD, producing MLNKYPLWKYLLILLVLALGLLYAFPNLYPDDPALQLSTQKATAIVDEQSLQKVKNALSEANIDLKQAELTSAGGTLRFNSGEDQLAAKPIVAAALGDDYVTALNLVPTTPEWLSSLGAGPAKLGLDLRGGVHFLLEVDTPAALKQKLEVTSSEMKAALRSDRIRYRSVDIADGVLSIRFLQSSDLALAETLLEDDFSEYRYATRQEEGDFFLDVSFTEASKKEIEVYALQQNLTTLRNRVNELGVAEPLVQRQGSNRIVVELPGVQDTAAAKRIIGATANLEFHLEAGLDDNGADIETLTFRDGSGRTARLERDIIITGDSVSDASSSFDENGRPQVNISLDGKGGKQMSKVTRSAVGRNMGVVFIEHKSRSRFVEKDGKLEEVRRSYSEKGIISLATIQTTLGNSFRITGLDSPRESSELALLLRAGALAAPIYFVEERTIGPSLGAENIKLGVSSAQIGLLVVMLFMLVYYKVFGIFANVSLALNIILLMACMSMLGATLTLPGIAGIVLTMGMAVDANVLIFSRIREELASGMSSQQAIHSGFNRAFTTIFDANITTLLVAVILFAVGTGPVKGFAVTLSLGILTSMFTAIIVTRAQVNLVYGGRKNKKLYI